GATCCAGCAAGGGACTCTCGCGTTTGTGACAGAATAATCGTTCGTGTATAGGAAGCATTGTCTTTCTCTGTTATGATGGAGCTAAGGATAAGCATTTAGAGCAAAACACTTGAAGTATGGAGGGCTGTCTCATGAAAGCAGGCAGAGAACTAGACCATCCTGAGTACCTGTTACTGTTTGATGGGGTTTGTCATCTGTGCCACGGTGCTGTACAGTTTATTTTGAAGCGTGATCCGCATGGGCACATTCACTTTGCATCCTTACAGTCAGAGAGAGCACAGGAAATTTTGTCTCATTACAAGTATCAGGAAAAAGACTTGTCATCCGTGGTCTTTATCGCCAACGGACAGCTATATACAAAATCGGATGCGATCTTGCACGTCGGTCGCAAGCTTCAAGGTGGATGGCCTCTGTTGTCAAACGTAGCTCGGCTCATCCCTAGACCTGTCCGCAATCCGATTTATGATTGGGTCGCGAGAAATCGCTATCGGTGGATGGGCAAAGCTGAACAATGCATGCTTCCTACCCCGCAGATCAGATCCCGCTTTTTGGATTAAAAGAAAAAGGAGAAGCCGTTGTCCTATCGCGGCTCCTCCTTTTTTATTCGCTGTGCCCAATCATTCGCTCTTAAATGACAATCCCTTTTCCTTCAATGCAGTCCGAAGTTTCGGCATAGATGCGGGCCCCATCCCATGATATTTCAGGATCTCTTTTTCGCTGTAGGTTGCGAGCTGTTCCAAGGAAGTGATCCCATTGTGTTCCAATGCCCTTCTTGCTGGTGCCGAGAGCAGAGAAAGAAATCCCGTGTCCGGTTTGCGTTCTTGCTCACAGATTGGACAAGTCGGACAATCACTGCTTTTCATGTATGGATGACCATTCGCGCAAGTTCTTACCATTTTTTTGGAAGTTGTCATGGCACGTATCCTTTTTAATTCGACGTCGCTTGTGGATGCTCATCGCTCACATAGTCAGCTGCTTTGGCATTTGCCTCTACCTGCGCTGGGCTCTTGCTGCCTGGGATCACGGTCGTAACAGCCGGATGCATGAGGCACCACGCCAATGCCCACTGCGCCATATCCATTCCTTCTGGAACTTCATTTTTCTTGATTTCTTCTACTTGGAGCAGCAGCTTGTTGACATGCTCCTGATCGTGTCGGTGTCGCACATCGTTTCCACCGAATACAGAACCCGGCTTGTACTTTCCGCTCAAATAACCACTCGCCAGCGGAACGCGGGCCAACACACCCAGATCTTGCTGCTGGCAAGAAGCAAAAACACCTTCTTCCGGCTTTTGATCCAAACGATTGTACACCACTTGGATTGCCTTTGCATTCACCGAAGTAGCGGCGGATGTTTGATGCATGTTGTCATTTTTCGCAATCGAGAGGCCGAGATGACGGATCGTTCCTGCCTGCACCTGTTTGTCGAGGTAAGTCCACAAGTCATCATTGTCAAAAGCCTCGTCAGGTCCCGAGTGGAATTGGTACAAGTCTATATAGTCGGTCTGCAAGGCTTCCAGCGATTTTTCCAATTGTTGCTGAACTTCAGCTGCTCCGTAATGATTGGTTCGAGAAAATTTGTCATGAAAATGATGCCCGAATTTCGTCGCCACAATCCAGTCTTCCCGGCGGCTTTTTTTCAAATATCCTCCGATAAGCTGTTCGGACAGATGATCTCCGTAGCATTCCGCTGTATCAATCAAGTTGATCCCGAGATCCTTTGCTTTGTCGAGAATCTGGTCAACAGCTTCTTGCGAGAAATCCATTCCCCACTCCCCGCCAAATTGCCAGGTACCTACACCGATTACGGATACGTTCAAGTCGGTTTTTCCTAATCTGCGGTACTTCATTGCCCGATTCCTCCTCATCATGGATAAACGAGAATCCCCTGAACGAATGTTCGCTCAGGGTGTAGACTAAAAAAATTATATGCTTTTCTCGATGTTCAATTGGCTCACAAAATCTTGCAGATTCCCTTTTCGTTCCTTGCGCATTTTCTTGCGCTCCTCCGCAGTTGCCATCAATCTCTCTTCTTCCTCTGTTTCAGGGGCAATAGCTGGCACATCAGTCGGATTCCCTTCCTCATCTAGGGCAACAAAGGTGAGAAAAGATGTCGCGGTCAAAATGCGCTTGCCGGTCTGGAGATTTTCCGAGATGACTTTTACGAAAATCTCCATAGACGTTCTGCCTGTTGACGAAACAAAAGCTTCCAGGCAGATGGAATGTCCCATTTTGACGGGAGCAAGAAAGTCAATCGAGTCAATCGATGCTGTCACAACAGGGCGACGCGAATGTCGCATCGCAGCGATTGCAGCTACCTCATCTATATAAGCCATCATCGTACCACCAAAAATAGTCCCATGGTAATTCGTATCAGATGGCTGAACCAGTGATGCCTGAATTGTACGAGATTCTTGAGTTGTCTTGATGTTCATCGCTGTTGCTCCTTTATCAATCTACTTGATGCATACTTCATCATATCACAAGGCATTTAACGTTCCAATTGATAGCTGATCGCAAGCATGCCTTCTATTCTCTCTGCATCATCTTGCAAAATGTAACGTAACAAAGGGAGATTCCACTCATAAGCTGGGCGATAGCCGTCTAAAGCAAACAGCTTGTCATCTATATGCGTGGCAAGCTTTCGGCGGGCCGGACTGGCACAGTAAAACTGCTCCAAATAATCCGTACCCCATCTGGAAAAGGAAGACGTTTCGGTGGTAACCGCCGTTAGCAGGATCCCTTCCCCTGTCTCAATCAAATCGATTGGATACAGTTGACAGCTAAATGGCTTGAGAGGCTCAACTTCACGACCAGCCTGTTCGGCATAAGCATGGATCGCACAGCCGTAACGCCCATTGTTTTCTTGATAAAAAAGACAATTACCATGCCGCATGCGAATGGTTCCTGGAGGCTCATTGCGATCCCAAACCCCATGAAGAAGCCAATGATTGCGTTCAGACTCATCCTGGAGTCCAGCAGAGATAGAGGGGATTTCCCCCTCCATGATTGGAATCTGCCATTCTTCTACTGCGTATGGTTGTCCACCCTCACAACACGTCTCACGATGAACCGTCCTGCAATTCCAACAGTCCAAATGAAACAAAGCTTGGAGGGCTGTTACATCAACCAAATATTGTCCCGCTCTCACCAAGGAATGCTTGTTTTTCTTTATATATTTTTCGCAGTGGTACGCCTCTTTATCAGACATGGGATCGGGCGTGCCTACATAACGAAAAGCCCGCTTCGTTTTCATTTTTGCAAAACAATCTCCGCTTCTGTTCCAAAAATGCGCAAATGGCCTTCCTCATAGCTAGCCAAATCTACTTCATCACCCGGAATTTCCATCAGGATTTCCATTTCTTCGCCCTCTACTGTCGTAAACACGAGCAGGAGATCTTTTTCCTCAAATTCATTGTCAGTCAGTTTGGTTTCGAGGAGCTGAGCTTGAAATTGTGTTACCTCTTCCTCTTCTTCGCTATCGGTATCCCATTGGGTAAAAGCCACGGAAACCTTTTGATTTTTATACTCCGCCAACAGTTGAATCAATTGCTCGTGTTGTTGAATGTCCATCTTGTAATCCCTCCGAAATGGTTCATACTGCCCATCATAACAAAGTAGCTCTTAAAAAGCCAAAAAGAAATACCGCTTCGCTGTGGGAAGCGGCTATTTCTCTTCTGCCTGTTAGCTTACTTTGCTAATGGTCTGGGCTAACGCAAAATCTTTGCCGGTTAAACCTTTTGCCTCGCGGGTGGCTAACGTAAACGTAACCGTTCCCCCTGCCAGATGAATTTCCACATGCTGATTGTCATGCTCAAGCATCTCTGCCACACGGTTAACGAAACTGACCGCAGTGGAAAAGTCACGACAGTGGTACGTGCGTGATAGTGCCATTCGGTCTTCTACCAGCTTCCAGCCAGGTACCTTGCTCAGATACAATTTGACCTGTTCCAAAGACAGCTTGCTCATTTTCGCAATGCCCCCTTTACCCGATGAATGGTTGTTACACCATCATATTCACGAGACGTACAGGTTATCCGCTCCCTATTGCTTCACGGCATAAAAAATCATACGAGGTGATTCATGCGCCACATATTCGTCAAACCGATAATTTCCAAATACTTGGATTTTTTCGAATCCCGCCTCTGTCAGCATTGCAATCATTTGCTGGGCAGAAAACAAGCGAACCTGCTCCATATACTCACGCGGTTCATTCGAAGACTCGTCGGAAATCAGTATCCGCTTTTTCACAAATCCATCCTGGATCCAGCGTTCTTCTTTAATCAACATTCCACTGACTTCCTTCGTAGAGTGCGACACGAGATTATCCATGACGTACGCTGCATTTAAGAAATCGATGACCACTTCACCTTTTGTTTTGAGTGCTTGTGCCATGTTACGAATAACGTTAGCATTTTCTTCATCTGTGGAGAAATAACCAAAGCTGGTAAACAAATTCACCACGATATCAAATTCGTCGTGAAACGGAATGTCGCGCATGTCACAGCGGGCAAAACTTAGCTGTGGATAGGTGTTTTGTTCCTCAGCCAACTGTAAGAGAACAGGCGACAAATCCACACCAACTACTTCATAGCCCCGGCGAGCCAGCGCACGCGAATGACGCCCGCTCCCGCAGCAAAGATCAAGTACGCGTCCTGTGTCCTTTATCGGCAATCTTTCCAACAGATTAGCGATCTCTCCATCTGCTGCCGAATCGTCCCTATGACGATACACAAGCACATAATCTTCGCGAAAGCTGCGTTCAAACCATTCTTCTGCCATGTCTGAGCCCCTTTAATTCCAAGATGTTCTTATTATACCACAGCGGGGTTTATCCGGAGCCGATTTGCATGTGGCAAAGTGTACAAAAGCTTTGTTAAAAAATATAGAAAAAACTTTACATACATACTGTATGTATGTTAAATTAACCTCATCCAATCGTGAGGGAGAGATCCGTAATGAAAGTGAACAGCTTTTATCCTGTCATCTTGACAGAACAAGTTGAGGCTAGCTCGAAGTTTTATCGTGAACACTTTGGATTTGAAATTGTTTTCGAAGCAGACTGGTATGTGAGCCTGCAAAATCAGAGCAGCAATCCGGCATTTGAGCTAGCCATCTTAGATCCTTCTCACAACACAATTCCACAAGGATTCCGAAAGCCAGTAGATGGTGGTCTTATCCTTAATTTCGAAGTCGATGATGTTGACGCTGAATACGAGAGACTTATTGTGAAAGCAGGACTTCCTCTCCATCTGGATATTAGAGACGAGGAGTTCGGTCAGCGGCATTTTATTACATCCGATCCGAATGGCATTTTACTTGATATCATAAAAGTAATCCCGCCTTCTGAAGCATTTGCTGAAAGTTATGTTGACCCTGTATAATCTGGCATGAAATAA
This genomic stretch from Brevibacillus sp. DP1.3A harbors:
- a CDS encoding acyl-CoA thioesterase, with the protein product MNIKTTQESRTIQASLVQPSDTNYHGTIFGGTMMAYIDEVAAIAAMRHSRRPVVTASIDSIDFLAPVKMGHSICLEAFVSSTGRTSMEIFVKVISENLQTGKRILTATSFLTFVALDEEGNPTDVPAIAPETEEEERLMATAEERKKMRKERKGNLQDFVSQLNIEKSI
- a CDS encoding aldo/keto reductase; translation: MKYRRLGKTDLNVSVIGVGTWQFGGEWGMDFSQEAVDQILDKAKDLGINLIDTAECYGDHLSEQLIGGYLKKSRREDWIVATKFGHHFHDKFSRTNHYGAAEVQQQLEKSLEALQTDYIDLYQFHSGPDEAFDNDDLWTYLDKQVQAGTIRHLGLSIAKNDNMHQTSAATSVNAKAIQVVYNRLDQKPEEGVFASCQQQDLGVLARVPLASGYLSGKYKPGSVFGGNDVRHRHDQEHVNKLLLQVEEIKKNEVPEGMDMAQWALAWCLMHPAVTTVIPGSKSPAQVEANAKAADYVSDEHPQATSN
- a CDS encoding bifunctional 2-polyprenyl-6-hydroxyphenol methylase/3-demethylubiquinol 3-O-methyltransferase UbiG, coding for MAEEWFERSFREDYVLVYRHRDDSAADGEIANLLERLPIKDTGRVLDLCCGSGRHSRALARRGYEVVGVDLSPVLLQLAEEQNTYPQLSFARCDMRDIPFHDEFDIVVNLFTSFGYFSTDEENANVIRNMAQALKTKGEVVIDFLNAAYVMDNLVSHSTKEVSGMLIKEERWIQDGFVKKRILISDESSNEPREYMEQVRLFSAQQMIAMLTEAGFEKIQVFGNYRFDEYVAHESPRMIFYAVKQ
- a CDS encoding VOC family protein, with the protein product MKVNSFYPVILTEQVEASSKFYREHFGFEIVFEADWYVSLQNQSSNPAFELAILDPSHNTIPQGFRKPVDGGLILNFEVDDVDAEYERLIVKAGLPLHLDIRDEEFGQRHFITSDPNGILLDIIKVIPPSEAFAESYVDPV
- a CDS encoding DUF3109 family protein, encoding MKTKRAFRYVGTPDPMSDKEAYHCEKYIKKNKHSLVRAGQYLVDVTALQALFHLDCWNCRTVHRETCCEGGQPYAVEEWQIPIMEGEIPSISAGLQDESERNHWLLHGVWDRNEPPGTIRMRHGNCLFYQENNGRYGCAIHAYAEQAGREVEPLKPFSCQLYPIDLIETGEGILLTAVTTETSSFSRWGTDYLEQFYCASPARRKLATHIDDKLFALDGYRPAYEWNLPLLRYILQDDAERIEGMLAISYQLER
- a CDS encoding RNA polymerase alpha subunit C-terminal domain-containing protein; the encoded protein is MTTSKKMVRTCANGHPYMKSSDCPTCPICEQERKPDTGFLSLLSAPARRALEHNGITSLEQLATYSEKEILKYHGMGPASMPKLRTALKEKGLSFKSE
- a CDS encoding 4a-hydroxytetrahydrobiopterin dehydratase, producing MSKLSLEQVKLYLSKVPGWKLVEDRMALSRTYHCRDFSTAVSFVNRVAEMLEHDNQHVEIHLAGGTVTFTLATREAKGLTGKDFALAQTISKVS
- a CDS encoding thiol-disulfide oxidoreductase DCC family protein: MEGCLMKAGRELDHPEYLLLFDGVCHLCHGAVQFILKRDPHGHIHFASLQSERAQEILSHYKYQEKDLSSVVFIANGQLYTKSDAILHVGRKLQGGWPLLSNVARLIPRPVRNPIYDWVARNRYRWMGKAEQCMLPTPQIRSRFLD